From the genome of Streptomyces ficellus:
CCGCTGGCCCGGGTCCTGCTGCACGCCGCCAACGGCACCCTCGACAGCGAGCCGCCGCTGACCTGGCGCGACGACGCCGCGGTCACCGTGGTCGTCGCCTCGCACAACTACCCGGGCACGCCGCGCACCGGCGACCCGATCGAGGGCCTGGAGGAGGTGGCGGCGAAGGACGCGCCCCACGCGTACGTCCTGCACGCCGGGACCCGGCGGGACGGCGACGCGGTCGTCAGCGCCGGCGGGCGGGTCCTGTCCGTCACCGCGACCGGCAAGGACCTCGCCCAGGCCCGGGAGCGGGCGTACGCCGCGGTCGGACGCATCCGGCTCGACGGTTCCCAGCACCGTACGGACATCGCGCGCAAGGCCGCCGGGGAGTGAGACCGCTCGGACGCTGAACCGTCCGCACCTTTACCCAAAGCCATTCCATCGAGTGACGGCTGGCCCATCCGGATGACGCCCGCCGGTGCCCCAACTAGGGTGCCGCGCAAGCGTTCCGGCACTTGGCCCACCGGCATTGCGATGTCAGTGGCGGGTGCCACAGTGGGGGAGTGACCAACACCGCCGCGAGGCAGTCCGCCGCAGGGCAGAAGGGGGTGACGTACGGCCGTGTCCGATTCCGGTGCTCGTCTCGGGATGGGTGAGGAGCGGGGTGCGCGGGGTGCGCACGCCCGGGCCCTGGCGCTGCTGCGGGTGCGCAGCAGGGCGCTGGCCGTGGCGCTGCTGCCCGCCGCCCTCGCCGTGGTGCTGCTGACCGGCGGTGTCACGGGCCGGTTGCCCGGCGCCGGCTGGGACACCGCCCGCTGGGTGGTGTCGCTGCTCGCGGTGGTGGTGCTGCTGGCCGCCGTCGCGGTCGCCGCCGTGATCGCGCGGGCCAGGCCCGCGCTGACCCCGACGGTCGAGATCCCCCGCGAGTCGGCCCCCGACCTGTACCGGATGGTGCAGGACCTGGCGGGGCGGCTGGACGTGCCGGCGCCCTCGGCGATAGCGCTCACCCCGGACTGCGACAGCTGGCTGGAGGACCGTACGCACCCGGCACACGGCGGGCCGGCCGCCCGGGGCGGGCAGCGTGCCGGCACGCCGCCCGTCCTGGTCATAGGGTCACCGTTCCTGTGGTGGATGCGGGTGGCCGAGCTGCGGGCGGTGCTGGCTCCCGTGGTGGCCGGCACGGGCCCGTCCGCCCACCCCGACATAGCCGCGGCCCGCCGTTTCGTCCGGGGCCTGGACGCCGCCGTCGCGGTGGCCGACCGGCCGGGGCTCGATCCGGTGCGGCGCCTGGGAGCGCGGTTCGTCGGCTCGGTGGTGCGGGTGCTGCTGCGCGGCTGCCGGACGCACGCCGCCGAGATGGAGCGGGGCGTGGCGGCGGCCGCCTCGGAGCGCGCACAGGATGTGGACTACGGCGCGCGGATCGTCGCCCAGGAGCAGGTGGGGCTGGCGTACGCGGGCTGGGACCGGCTGCTGACCCGGGTGGCCCTGCCCGCCTGGCGCATGGGCCGCTGGCCCTCCCGGCTGGACGCGGGCGTGGTCTCCGCGCTCACCGAACTGTCGCGGCGCGACCGGCTGGCGGAAGGGTTCACCTCCCGGCTGGGCGAGCGTCCGGCGTGCGACCTGCTCGAAGAGCCCGGACTGGTCGACGAGGCCACCTCGCTGCTCGCCGCCCGCCTCTTCCACGGCGGGCCCGCCGAGGTGGGCCCCGACTGGGCCCCGGTGGACTGGCAGCAGTACCCGGACGAGGTCGTCGACCGGAAGTGGCGTACGGAGGCGGCCCGGCTGCACCGGGTCCTGGACCGGCTCGGAGTCGACCGGGACGCGGAGGCGACGCTGGCGCGGGTGGTGGACCACCTGGCGACCACCAGGACCGGCGAGGCGCTCGCCGCGGCGATCACCGCCGAGATCTCCCGCGAGGCGACCACCCCGGCGTCCGCGTCCGCCGCAGCGCCCGAGCCGGGCACGGCACCCGCGCCCGGCGCGTACCCCGGTGCCCCCGGCCGCCCCGCCGAGCCGGACGACCCCGCCGCCCACCCCGCGAGCCCCGACCGCCCCGCGCAGCCCTCGCCCCAGCCCTCTCATCCACCGCATCCGCTCCACGCACCGCACCCCTCACCCCTCCCAGGCAACCGACCGGATGACCGACCGGATGACCGACCGGATGACCGACCGGATGACCGACCGGGTGGCGAGAACACGCCCCTCGACTCCCCGGCCGCTCCCGCACCACCACCACCACCGCCACCACCGCCGCCGATATCCGTCCCGGGCGACCTGGACCACGCCGCGTGGGGCCCCGGCGGGGACGCGCTGCCGTTGTTCCCGCTGCAGCCGCCGCGCAGCGGCCGGGAGCTGCTGGCCGATCATGTGACCGCCATGGTGTGCTGCGCCGCCGTCGACACCGCCGGTGCCGTACCGGGCCTGGACTGGCTCGACGGGCCCACGCTCCTCGTCGGGGGCAAGCGCCATCCCGACCTCGCCGGGCGGGTGCTGAGCCTGATAGAGGACGCCGATCCCGAGCCCCTGCGCTCCTGGCTGGTGACCGTGGGCGTGCGACCGGAGAAACCCGTCCGGCTGGTATGACCGCCGTACGCCCGACGTACGACCGACGTACGACCGGCGCACCCAAAGTGGAATGCCACGGTCCGTTCCCGCCAATTAACGACGAACGGTGACGGAGTGCGTGCGTTATGTGATGTGCTGGAGACCGGCACTGACAGTCGCGGGGGAGTCGAGGGAGGGGCGCAGCATGGGGGCGGAACAGAATCGGCGGTGGGAGTCGGGAGCCCTCGCCCACGCCGTCTCGGACCCCTTCGGCCAGGGGCCGCTGCCCTGGCTGCGGGGCAGTGAGCAGTACATCGGCGACACCGGCCAGGTCGTCCCCTGGTACGCCGACCCGGCGCTGGCGCGCGGTGGCCACGGCGGGCCGCGCTCCGCCGACGACGTACGGCGGCAGATCAAGGGCTTCTCCTCGGCCGGCGCGGTCGCCCCGGGCGAGGCGATCGACTTCCACATCACCGTGGACCCGCCCCAGCAGTTCTCGGTCGACATCTATCGGATCGGTCACTACGCGGGCGACGGCGCCGCGAAGATCACCACCAGTCCGCGCCTGTCCGGCATCGTCCAGCCACCCCCGCTCACCGCCGAGCGCACCGTCTCCTGCCACCACTGGTGGCTCTCCTGGCGGCTCCAGGTCCCCTCCTACTGGGCGGTCGGGGCGTACGTGGCGGTGCTGACCACCCTCGACGGCCACCGCTCGCACATCCCCTTCACCGTCCGGGACGGCCACCCCGCCGATCTGCTCCTGCTGCTCCCCGACATCACCTGGCAGGCGTACAACCTCTACCCGGAGGACGGCCGCACCGGCGCCAGCCTCTACCACGCGTGGGACGAGGAGGGCCGGCTGCTCGGCGAGGAGGAGGCCGCCACCACCGTCTCCTTCGACCGCCCCTTCGCGGGCGCCGGCCTGCCCCTCCACGTGGGCCACGCCTACGACTTCATCCGCTGGGCGGAGCGGTACGGCTACGACCTGGCCTACGCGGACGCCCGGGACCTGCACGCGGGCCGCGTCGACCCGTCGCAGTACCGGGGCCTGGTCTTCCCCGGGCACGACGAGTACTGGTCGGTGCCGATGCGCCGCACGGTGGAGCAGGCCCGCGACCAGGGCACCTCGCTGGTGTTCCTCTCCGCCAACACCATGTACTGGCAGGTCGAGCTGGCGGCCTCGCCCTCCGGCGTCCCCGACCGCCTCCTCACCTGCCGAAAACGCCGGGGCCCGGGCAAACCCGCCCTGTGGCGCGAGGTGGACCGTCCCGAGCAGCAACTGCTCGGCATCCAGTACGCCGGCCGGGTCCCCGAGCCGCACCCGATGGTGGTCCGCAACGCCGGGCACTGGCTCTGGGAGGCCACCGGCGCCGGCGAGGGCGACGAGCTGCCCGGCATGGTCGCGGGCGAGGCCGACCGGTACTTCCCGCGCACCGCCCTCCCCGAACACCGCCGGCGCATCCTGCTCGCCCACTCCCCCTACCGGGACGGCGACAACCACGTACGCCACCAGGAGACCTCCCTCTACCGTGCCCCCTCCGGCGCGCTCGTCTTCGCCTCGGGCACCTTCGCCTGGTCGCCCGCCCTGGACCGGCCGGGTCATGTCGACCTCCGTATCCAGCGCGCCACGGCCAACCTCCTGGACCGCATCTGCAAACGGGACTAGAACGCAAGCGGGCGTCCGCCGTCCCGGCCCGCGCCAAGATCCTTCCCGAGCATCCCGTGCGTTCCGCGAGACCCCTGGCCAAAGCCCGGCCCCGCATGCGGGAGAATCGGAGCCGATTGGACAGAACCACGGGGAGGAACCGTGTCCGGATTCGTCGAAAAGCCCGAGCCGCTTCAGGTGCCGGGCCTGGTGCATCTGCACACCGGCAAGGTGCGCGACCTGTACCAGAACGAGGCGGGCGACCTCGTGATGGTCGCCAGCGACCGCATGTCCGCCTACGACTGGGTGCTGCCCACCGAGATCCCCGACAAGGGCCGCGTCCTGACGCAGCTCTCGCTCTGGTGGTTCGACCGGCTCGCCGACCTCATCCCCAACCACGTCGTCTCCACCGAGCTCCCGGCCGGCGCCCCCGCCGACTGGGCGGGCCGCACCCTGATCTGCCGGTCCCTGCGCATGGTCCCGGTGGAGTGCGTGGCCCGCGGCTACCTCACCGGTTCCGGCCTCGTCGAGTACGACGAGTCCCGTACGGTCTGCGGCCTGGCCCTCCCCGAAGGCCTCACCGACGGCTCCGAACTCCCCGCGCCGATCTTCACGCCCGCCACCAAGGCGGCCGTCGGAGAGCACGACGAGAACGTGTCGTACGAGGAGGTCGCCCGCCAGGTCGGCGCGGAGACCGCCGCCCAGCTGCGCCAGTCGACCCTCGCGATCTACTCCCGCGCCCGGGACATCGCCCGGGATCGCGGGATCATCCTCGCCGACACCAAGTTCGAGTTCGGCCTCGACGAGCAGGGCCTGGTCCTCGCCGACGAGGTGCTGACGCCGGACTCCTCCCGCTTCTGGCCGGCCGGCGCCTGGGAGCCGGGCCGCGCGCAGCCCTCGTACGACAAGCAGTACGTGCGCGACTGGCTGACCTCGCCGGCCTCCGGCTGGGACCGCGCGAGTGAGCAGCCCCCGCCGCCCCTGCCGCAGCAGGTGGTGGAGGCGACCCGGGCGAAGTACCTGGAGGCGTACGAGCTGCTCACCGGCAACGCCTGGCAGTAGACGCACGAAGAAGCCCCCGGCCGACCGGCCGGGGGCTTCTTCCATGGAGCGGACGACGAGGCTCGAACTCGCGACCTCAACCTTGGCAAGGTTGCGCTCTACCAACTGAGCTACGTCCGCATGCGCCGTAGCGCGAGACCACTATACCCAACCTCGCTCGCGGGCGAGACGCGCCGCCGTATGACGGTTCTCGGCCCCCAGCTTCGAGGCGGCCGACGACAGGTAGTTGCGTACGGTCCCGGGCGACAACGACGCGCGCTCCGCGATCTCCGCGATCGGCGCCCCGTCCACGGCGAGCTCCAGGACCTCCGCCTCCCGGGCGGTCAGCGGCGAGTCGCCCGCGGAGATCGCGTCGGCGGCCAACTCGGGGTCGACATAACGGTTCCCGGCGTGGACGGCGCGGATGATCTCGGCGAGCCGCTGGGCGCTGACCGTCTTCGGTACGAAGCCCCGCACACCCGCCGCGAGGGCGCGTTTCAGGTGCCCGGGGCGCCCGTGCCCGGTCACGATCATGGTCCGGCATCCGGGCAGCTCGGAGCGCAGCGATGTGGCGACCTTCACACCGTCGGCGCCCGGCATCTGGAGGTCCAGCACCGCCACGTCCGGCCGGTGCGCCCGCGCCATGGCGAGCGCCTCGGGCCCGGACGCCGCCTCCGCGACGACCACGAGGTCGTCCTCCAGCCCGAGGAGCGCGGCCAGCGCGCCGCGTATCAAGTGCTCGTCGTCCGCCAGCAATAGGCGCACGGCCCCGGTCACCGCGCGGCCCCTTCCGTCACGGACAGCCCTTCGGTCACGGACAGCCCTTCGGTCACGGACGCCGCATCCGCCCCGCGCACCGCCCCCGCCACGGGCGCCCCCTCCGCGGCCGCCGCACCGGCAGGCACCCGTGCCGTCAGCCGGAACCGTCCGTCGCCGGTCCGGCCCGCCTCCAGGGTCCCGTCCAGCGCCGCGAGCCGCTCCCGCAGTCCGGCCAGCCCCGACCCGGGGCCGGACCCGGCGTCCGCCGCACCGGCATGGGACGCCGCACCGGCACGGGCGTCCGGTCCGGAGCCCAGAGCGCCGTCCGCGCCGTCGTTCTCGATCACCAGCACCGCGCATCCCTCCTCCGCGCGCACCGTGACCGTGCATGCGCGGGCGTCCCCGTGCCGGAGCACGTTCGTCGTGCCCTCCCGCACCACCCAGGCCAGCGCCGACTGCACCGGCAGCGCCAGTTTCACGTCCGGCGCCAGCACCGTGCAGGTGATCCCGGCGGCCGCCAGCACACTGCGGGCACCCTCCAGCTCCGTGTGCAGGTCCGCCTCCCGGTAGCCGCGCACCACGTCCCGCACCTCCCGCTGCGACTCCCGCGCGATCCGCTGCACCTCGGCCATCTGGTCCACCGCCGCCTCCGTACCGCCCCGCCGGGCCAGCTGGACGGCCAGCTCGCTCTTCAGGGCGATCACCGACAGGTTGCGGCCCATCACGTCGTGCAGGTCCCGCCCGAACCGCAGCCGCTCCTCCGCGACCGCGAGCCGTGCCTGGAGTTCCCGTGCCGCGTCCAGTTCCCACACCGCCCGCAGCAACCAGGCGGAGAACCCGCTGGTGCCGGCCAGGAACAGCCCTCCGATCAGGACGCCGACCGTGAAGCCGATCACCTCCGAACCCGACATCCCCAGCGCCAGGCAGACGACCGCGGTGCCCGCGACCGCCGACAGCACCAGGAGGAGCATGTGCCGTGTCTTCGACAGCCCCAGCACCACGCCGCCGATACCGAAGCCGAGCACCCCGACGACCATGGTCGCCGCGGTTTCCATCGTGTCCGGTCCGGTGAACCGGTACAACGCCAGCGCCCCGGTCGCGAGCAGGGCCGAGGCCGCGCCGTGCGCCACCATCAGCCGGTGCGGGCGGGCCCGCCGCCCCACGGTCCAGTCCAGCGCCCGGGAGGCGAGCACCCCGCCCATCACGGAGTGCCCGACCACCAGTAGGAACAGCCACCCTCCCAGCGGGGCCGCCGTGTGCCCCAGGACGCCGAGGCCGGTCGAGGCCACCTCGAGCAGCACGAACAGGTGGTACGACCAGCGGGTGTACAGCTCGACCTTCTCCGGGTTGCTCCGCCGGCTCCACCACCCGGTCAGCCTCATCTCCGTACCCCCGCCCCGCTTCAGGTCAGCGCCGTGTCAGCGCCGTGGTTCCCAGCGGAACCAGCGTTGCACAGCGAACACCGAGACCACCGTCCAGGCCAGCGCCGTCAGCGCCGCACCCGCCAGGTCCCCGCCGTCGCCCGCGCCGCCCAGCCAGCCGGCCCGCACGAGGGTCATCACGCCCGTCAGCGGCAGCAGCTCGCACATCGAGGCGACCTTGTCCGGGAGGATCTCCAGCGGCACGAACAGCCCCGACCCGACCGCCGAGATCAGGAACAGCGGCATCGTGGTGATCTGCGCGCTCTCCACGGTGCGGGTGACCGCCGCCGTCGCCCCGGCGAGCGCGATCAGCATCACGATCCCCAACAGCACCCCGCCGACGAGCAGTTCCGGCCGCTGCGGCGCCTTGACGTCGAGGAGCGCCACCCCCGCCACGACGATCAGCGCGCTCTGCGCCACCGCGAGGACGACCGCCGGCAGCGCGGTGCCGGTGAGGATCTCCCGGTCGGACGCCTCGCCCGTACGCAGCCGCTTGAGCACCAGCTCCTCGCGGCGCGACACGTACGCGGAGACGAGGTTGAGGTAGACGACGAGGATCAGCATCATCACGACGCCGCCGCTCAGCGCCGCCTCCAGGGCGCTCATCCCGGCCCGGCCGAGGTCGACCCGGTCGAGCGAGGAGCGCAGCACGCCCACCATCAGCAAGGGCATCAGCAGCGCCGTGAACAGGGCGTACTTGTTCCGTACGAGGAGCGTCAGCTCGGCCCGCCCCAGCGCGCCCATGCGCCCGGTCATCGTGGTCGCCACGTCACACACCCACCGTTTCGTTCCGCTCGTCCTGTGCGATCTCGAGGAAGGCCTCCTCCAGGGAGGCGGCCCGGGCGTCGAGGCCCTCGAGCCGTACGCCCGTCTCCCTGGCCCACAGCAGCAGTTCACCGAGCGCGTCCTGGAGGCCGTGCGTGCGGATCTCGACCCGCCGCCCGGTCGCGGCGGCCCGCAGGGTCAGCGGCAGCCGGCCGGCCGGTACCCCTTCGGGCAGGGAGAACCGGATGCGGGCGGGCCGCTCGGCGGTGACCTCGGCGGGCGTCCCGGCCGTCACGATCCGGCCCCGGTGCATGATGGCCAGCCGGTCGGCGAGCGCCTCGGCCTCCTCCAGGTAGTGCGTGGTGAGCAGCACGGTCGTTCCGGCGTCCCGCAGCCCGCGCACCAACTCCCAGGTGTCGCGCCGCCCTTCGGCGTCCAGTCCGGTCGACGGCTCGTCCAGGAACAGCACTTCGGGGCGGCCGAGCAGGGCCAGCGCCAGGTCGAGCCGCCGCTTCTCGCCGCCGGACAGCTGCTTGACGCGCACCCGGGACCGGCCGCCGAGGCCCACCATCTCCAGCGCCTCCCCGGCCGGCCGCGCGCCGGTGGTGCAGCCCGCCCACATCCGCACGGTCTCGGTGACGGTGAGGTCGGAGGGGAAGCCGCCCTCCTGGAGCATCACGCCGATCCGGGGCCGGACGGCGGAGCGTTCGGCGTACGGGTCGTGGCCGAGGACGCGTACGGTGCCGGCGCTCGGGCGGGCGAGGCCCTCCAGCAGCTCCACGGTGGAGGTCTTGCCCGCGCCGTTCGTGCCGAGCAGGGCGAAGATCTCGCCGGCGGCCACGGAGAAGGTGATCCCGGTCACGGCCTCGAACCCGCCGGCGTAGGTGCGCCGGACGTCCTCCGCCTCAATCACGTTGGTCATGCCTCAAGGCTTCCGCCGCCCAGGGGGCGGGGGCAGGCCGCGGTGTCACCGATCGGCGATGACAAATGTCATCGGGCGGGCGGCGAGGGCGGAGGCCGGTGGAGAAACGCCGAAGGCCCCGGTCGTGATGACCGGGGCCTTCATACTCTGAGCGGACGACGAGATTCGAACTCGCGACCCTCACCTTGGCAAGGTGATGCTCTACCAACTGAGCCACGTCCGCATTGCTCCCGACCGGCTCTCACC
Proteins encoded in this window:
- a CDS encoding response regulator transcription factor, with amino-acid sequence MTGAVRLLLADDEHLIRGALAALLGLEDDLVVVAEAASGPEALAMARAHRPDVAVLDLQMPGADGVKVATSLRSELPGCRTMIVTGHGRPGHLKRALAAGVRGFVPKTVSAQRLAEIIRAVHAGNRYVDPELAADAISAGDSPLTAREAEVLELAVDGAPIAEIAERASLSPGTVRNYLSSAASKLGAENRHTAARLARERGWV
- a CDS encoding N,N-dimethylformamidase beta subunit family domain-containing protein, whose product is MGAEQNRRWESGALAHAVSDPFGQGPLPWLRGSEQYIGDTGQVVPWYADPALARGGHGGPRSADDVRRQIKGFSSAGAVAPGEAIDFHITVDPPQQFSVDIYRIGHYAGDGAAKITTSPRLSGIVQPPPLTAERTVSCHHWWLSWRLQVPSYWAVGAYVAVLTTLDGHRSHIPFTVRDGHPADLLLLLPDITWQAYNLYPEDGRTGASLYHAWDEEGRLLGEEEAATTVSFDRPFAGAGLPLHVGHAYDFIRWAERYGYDLAYADARDLHAGRVDPSQYRGLVFPGHDEYWSVPMRRTVEQARDQGTSLVFLSANTMYWQVELAASPSGVPDRLLTCRKRRGPGKPALWREVDRPEQQLLGIQYAGRVPEPHPMVVRNAGHWLWEATGAGEGDELPGMVAGEADRYFPRTALPEHRRRILLAHSPYRDGDNHVRHQETSLYRAPSGALVFASGTFAWSPALDRPGHVDLRIQRATANLLDRICKRD
- a CDS encoding phosphoribosylaminoimidazolesuccinocarboxamide synthase, producing the protein MSGFVEKPEPLQVPGLVHLHTGKVRDLYQNEAGDLVMVASDRMSAYDWVLPTEIPDKGRVLTQLSLWWFDRLADLIPNHVVSTELPAGAPADWAGRTLICRSLRMVPVECVARGYLTGSGLVEYDESRTVCGLALPEGLTDGSELPAPIFTPATKAAVGEHDENVSYEEVARQVGAETAAQLRQSTLAIYSRARDIARDRGIILADTKFEFGLDEQGLVLADEVLTPDSSRFWPAGAWEPGRAQPSYDKQYVRDWLTSPASGWDRASEQPPPPLPQQVVEATRAKYLEAYELLTGNAWQ
- a CDS encoding ABC transporter ATP-binding protein; translated protein: MTNVIEAEDVRRTYAGGFEAVTGITFSVAAGEIFALLGTNGAGKTSTVELLEGLARPSAGTVRVLGHDPYAERSAVRPRIGVMLQEGGFPSDLTVTETVRMWAGCTTGARPAGEALEMVGLGGRSRVRVKQLSGGEKRRLDLALALLGRPEVLFLDEPSTGLDAEGRRDTWELVRGLRDAGTTVLLTTHYLEEAEALADRLAIMHRGRIVTAGTPAEVTAERPARIRFSLPEGVPAGRLPLTLRAAATGRRVEIRTHGLQDALGELLLWARETGVRLEGLDARAASLEEAFLEIAQDERNETVGV
- a CDS encoding sensor histidine kinase, which encodes MRLTGWWSRRSNPEKVELYTRWSYHLFVLLEVASTGLGVLGHTAAPLGGWLFLLVVGHSVMGGVLASRALDWTVGRRARPHRLMVAHGAASALLATGALALYRFTGPDTMETAATMVVGVLGFGIGGVVLGLSKTRHMLLLVLSAVAGTAVVCLALGMSGSEVIGFTVGVLIGGLFLAGTSGFSAWLLRAVWELDAARELQARLAVAEERLRFGRDLHDVMGRNLSVIALKSELAVQLARRGGTEAAVDQMAEVQRIARESQREVRDVVRGYREADLHTELEGARSVLAAAGITCTVLAPDVKLALPVQSALAWVVREGTTNVLRHGDARACTVTVRAEEGCAVLVIENDGADGALGSGPDARAGAASHAGAADAGSGPGSGLAGLRERLAALDGTLEAGRTGDGRFRLTARVPAGAAAAEGAPVAGAVRGADAASVTEGLSVTEGLSVTEGAAR
- a CDS encoding ABC transporter permease gives rise to the protein MTGRMGALGRAELTLLVRNKYALFTALLMPLLMVGVLRSSLDRVDLGRAGMSALEAALSGGVVMMLILVVYLNLVSAYVSRREELVLKRLRTGEASDREILTGTALPAVVLAVAQSALIVVAGVALLDVKAPQRPELLVGGVLLGIVMLIALAGATAAVTRTVESAQITTMPLFLISAVGSGLFVPLEILPDKVASMCELLPLTGVMTLVRAGWLGGAGDGGDLAGAALTALAWTVVSVFAVQRWFRWEPRR